The Bacteroidota bacterium genome includes a window with the following:
- a CDS encoding TonB-dependent receptor gives MRTLQKIAFIILLFSIGVSANPMMGMIKGKVINIATKQPVPFATVVVLGTQKGATSNEDGTFSIDGLTPNVYQVRVSAIGYATITVADVVVNNTKPTEIQIELQETSLQLKDVTITSDYFYTPPTDLNSTTTFSYEELRRAPGGFEDVVRALSILPGVAQASAGRNDLLVRGGAPSENLYILDGIKIPNINHFGAQGATGGPLSFVNLDFVKESVFSTGGFSSLYGDKLSSVLKIDLRDGRSDKIGGKATISASQFGLNLEGPLSESSNFIFSARRSYLDFIFKAAGFGFVPEYYDVLAKYDVNINNKQKISYLFIGAFDNVKFFNDTEDQRYNNSRILGSDQTQYGTGITFTNLMDKGYYKVVMSRNYVDYDSQQSDSLLNPIFRNISREAENKLRFEFFHQFSKITELTAGLQGEYITTSFDIKLPKFKTSFGEILPVDSVKTSKNFYKYSAFANVTHRFTAGLLLNAGFRLDEFSGISNGLRLSPRFSIEYKFNPETGISFSTGVYHQSPSYIWLVADARNTDLRPIRVDQYVLGIEHRVSEDALLKLEGFYKNYKDYPTSLARPYVVLSNTGAGFEGSDNNFESFGFEPLTSSGVGNAKGIEFSAQKKLSEIPLYGLLSLTYSEIENTAFDGVPRQGKFNQKWLFNLSGGYRFDESWEASFKFRYSSGAPYTPFNPDGTQSLSNYNSAKLPDAHALDVRVDKKWFFESVTLITYIDIENIYNKKNVFAYRWDRREKKEDGGGTIGILPSIGVSLEF, from the coding sequence ATGAGAACCTTACAAAAAATCGCTTTTATTATTTTACTTTTTTCAATCGGAGTTTCCGCCAACCCCATGATGGGAATGATAAAGGGGAAAGTTATAAACATCGCCACTAAACAGCCTGTACCATTTGCTACCGTGGTGGTTTTGGGGACACAAAAGGGAGCAACTTCAAACGAGGATGGTACTTTTTCGATTGACGGACTGACACCCAATGTTTATCAGGTCAGGGTTTCCGCGATCGGTTATGCCACAATCACTGTTGCCGATGTGGTGGTAAATAACACAAAACCGACTGAAATTCAGATTGAACTGCAGGAGACATCGCTTCAACTTAAAGATGTTACCATCACTTCCGACTATTTTTACACTCCACCGACCGATTTGAATTCAACAACCACCTTTTCTTATGAAGAGCTGCGACGAGCGCCGGGTGGATTTGAAGATGTGGTTCGTGCCCTTTCCATTCTTCCGGGTGTGGCACAGGCATCTGCGGGCAGAAATGACCTTCTTGTAAGAGGCGGGGCTCCTTCAGAAAACCTTTACATTCTTGACGGGATAAAAATCCCCAATATCAACCATTTCGGGGCACAAGGTGCAACAGGCGGTCCCCTTTCTTTTGTGAATCTCGATTTCGTAAAAGAATCAGTGTTCTCAACAGGCGGGTTCTCCTCACTTTATGGTGACAAACTTTCATCAGTTTTGAAAATTGATCTTAGAGACGGAAGAAGCGATAAAATCGGGGGGAAAGCCACCATTTCCGCTTCCCAGTTTGGACTGAATCTTGAAGGACCACTTTCAGAATCCTCGAATTTTATCTTTTCGGCGCGCAGAAGTTATCTCGATTTTATTTTCAAGGCAGCGGGATTCGGCTTCGTACCCGAATATTATGATGTGCTTGCAAAGTATGATGTAAACATTAACAATAAACAAAAGATATCGTATTTATTCATCGGAGCGTTCGATAATGTGAAATTTTTCAATGACACAGAAGATCAGAGATATAACAACTCAAGAATCCTCGGAAGCGATCAGACCCAGTACGGAACGGGAATTACCTTCACCAACCTGATGGACAAGGGTTACTACAAAGTCGTAATGTCAAGAAACTATGTTGATTATGATTCCCAACAGAGTGATTCACTCCTTAATCCGATATTCAGGAACATCTCAAGAGAGGCAGAAAACAAACTCCGTTTCGAATTCTTTCATCAGTTTTCGAAAATTACCGAACTGACTGCAGGGCTTCAGGGTGAGTATATCACAACAAGTTTTGATATAAAACTTCCGAAGTTCAAAACTTCTTTTGGGGAGATTTTACCCGTTGATTCCGTAAAAACCTCGAAGAATTTCTATAAATACAGTGCTTTTGCAAATGTTACCCACAGATTCACCGCGGGACTTTTGCTTAATGCAGGTTTCAGACTCGACGAATTCAGCGGTATTTCAAACGGCTTGAGATTAAGTCCAAGATTCTCGATCGAATACAAATTTAACCCTGAAACGGGTATATCCTTCTCAACGGGAGTCTATCACCAGTCACCTTCATATATCTGGCTTGTTGCTGATGCGAGGAATACCGATTTGAGACCGATAAGAGTTGACCAGTATGTCCTCGGAATAGAACACCGCGTAAGTGAGGATGCTCTTCTGAAACTGGAGGGTTTTTACAAAAATTACAAAGATTATCCCACAAGCCTTGCAAGACCCTATGTGGTACTCTCAAACACGGGAGCGGGATTTGAAGGATCTGACAACAATTTCGAATCTTTCGGTTTTGAACCACTCACAAGTTCGGGTGTCGGAAATGCAAAAGGAATTGAATTCTCAGCCCAGAAAAAGTTATCTGAAATTCCCCTCTATGGTCTCTTAAGCCTGACATATTCAGAGATCGAAAACACCGCCTTTGACGGTGTGCCAAGACAGGGAAAATTCAATCAGAAGTGGCTATTTAATCTCTCAGGCGGCTACAGATTTGATGAGTCATGGGAGGCAAGTTTCAAATTCAGATATTCCAGTGGTGCGCCCTACACTCCGTTTAACCCGGATGGTACGCAGTCACTTTCAAACTATAACTCTGCGAAACTTCCCGATGCACATGCTCTCGATGTAAGAGTTGACAAAAAATGGTTCTTCGAAAGTGTAACTTTGATTACCTACATCGATATTGAGAACATCTACAACAAAAAGAATGTCTTCGCCTACAGATGGGACAGGCGTGAGAAAAAAGAAGATGGCGGCGGAACCATTGGTATCCTTCCCTCCATCGGTGTCAGTTTAGAGTTCTAG
- a CDS encoding DUF4292 domain-containing protein, translated as MKKFLFFIIFILPLMLIWQGCATVNDSGDEENEIIDGNIKPERLIKKMEANRRKIRSFNGKGEMHVQTPEMDNSAFFQSILKRPDSLNINVYGPFGIELANVLLTEKEFKFYESLNNNLYKGGVDNIALRNIFKVDLSFDDIRDAFAGTVNLTKRLYTQPTEFKFDKGYFNLTYADSLSGNLVSYKIKLDGLATEAYSIKTKKGEILVEAKYSDFQKIEGVMLPKSIEVNAPKLKQSLQLTYQTMQANKEWIIEFLPPADATVIEY; from the coding sequence TTGAAAAAGTTTTTGTTTTTTATCATTTTTATCCTCCCTCTGATGTTGATATGGCAGGGGTGTGCCACCGTAAATGATTCAGGTGATGAAGAAAATGAAATTATTGACGGCAACATAAAGCCCGAACGGCTGATCAAAAAGATGGAAGCCAACAGACGGAAAATAAGGTCGTTCAACGGCAAAGGTGAGATGCATGTTCAGACTCCCGAAATGGATAACTCGGCATTCTTTCAGTCGATTCTAAAAAGACCCGATTCACTCAATATTAATGTTTACGGTCCTTTTGGTATCGAGCTCGCCAATGTCCTCCTTACGGAGAAGGAATTCAAGTTCTATGAGTCATTGAACAACAATCTCTATAAGGGAGGTGTTGACAACATTGCACTCAGGAATATTTTCAAGGTTGATCTAAGTTTCGATGACATCAGGGATGCATTTGCGGGCACCGTAAATCTTACAAAAAGGTTATATACCCAGCCAACGGAATTCAAGTTTGACAAAGGTTATTTCAATTTGACCTATGCAGACAGCCTCTCGGGAAATCTTGTTTCGTATAAAATCAAACTGGACGGACTTGCAACCGAAGCATATTCGATTAAAACCAAAAAAGGGGAAATCCTTGTCGAAGCAAAATACTCCGATTTCCAAAAAATTGAAGGAGTAATGCTCCCGAAAAGCATCGAAGTAAATGCGCCGAAACTGAAACAGTCTCTTCAACTGACTTATCAGACCATGCAGGCGAACAAAGAGTGGATCATAGAATTTCTTCCACCGGCTGATGCAACGGTAATTGAGTACTGA
- a CDS encoding NAD(P)/FAD-dependent oxidoreductase — protein sequence MKKEYDIVVVGGGPAGSMAARYAAEKGVSVLVLEKDRDIGYPVRCGEAISRKGVEEFIEPDEKWIASHITKFSMNSPDGTEVVLPLPEEGFVLERRIFDYELAKTAANAGAEILTRAYVNGLLFDGDAVSGVKYEFRGEQHEVKAKVVIAADGVESRVGRWAGLKTHIDFRDMESCVQYTISGIDVDPNTIYFHFGSNAAPEGYLWVFSKGSHSANVGLGVSGAVGKKKSALKYLTDFMDRQYPDAAILTSIAGGVPCSVTLDKISAPGIILVGDAARQVNPLSGGGIASGMIGGSIGGRVAAESVLQNKPAHLLSYDKEWNDRLGKRHETFDRIKNGIYNFSDEKFNSIAHSFAKVPDDKRSLGNLFKTALIHNPGLLIDVAKVFL from the coding sequence ATGAAAAAAGAGTATGATATTGTAGTCGTCGGTGGCGGACCCGCCGGTTCGATGGCAGCGAGATATGCTGCCGAAAAGGGGGTTTCAGTTCTTGTTTTGGAGAAGGACAGGGATATTGGATACCCCGTAAGGTGTGGCGAGGCAATCAGCCGCAAGGGGGTTGAAGAATTTATAGAACCCGATGAAAAATGGATAGCTTCGCACATCACAAAATTTTCAATGAACTCTCCCGATGGCACCGAAGTGGTGCTTCCACTTCCCGAGGAGGGGTTTGTGCTCGAAAGAAGGATATTTGACTACGAACTCGCAAAAACCGCAGCAAATGCGGGAGCGGAAATCCTCACCAGAGCCTATGTAAACGGACTCCTTTTTGACGGTGATGCCGTCTCGGGGGTTAAATATGAGTTCCGTGGTGAACAACATGAAGTGAAGGCAAAAGTTGTTATAGCCGCCGACGGGGTTGAATCCCGTGTCGGAAGGTGGGCGGGACTAAAAACCCACATCGATTTCAGGGATATGGAGTCGTGTGTGCAATACACCATTTCCGGAATAGATGTTGACCCGAACACAATTTACTTCCACTTCGGAAGCAATGCAGCTCCCGAGGGATATCTTTGGGTATTTTCGAAAGGGAGTCACTCTGCCAATGTCGGACTGGGTGTGAGCGGAGCAGTTGGGAAGAAAAAATCGGCTCTGAAGTATTTAACAGATTTTATGGACCGGCAGTATCCTGATGCCGCAATTCTTACTTCAATCGCGGGGGGTGTCCCATGTAGTGTCACCCTCGATAAAATTTCCGCTCCCGGAATAATTCTTGTCGGGGATGCAGCGAGACAGGTGAATCCACTTTCAGGTGGAGGGATAGCCTCGGGAATGATAGGAGGAAGTATCGGTGGAAGAGTTGCTGCTGAATCGGTTCTGCAGAACAAACCCGCACATCTTCTCTCCTATGACAAGGAATGGAACGACCGCCTTGGGAAGCGTCACGAAACTTTTGACAGAATAAAGAACGGAATCTATAACTTTTCTGACGAAAAATTCAATTCGATTGCTCATTCATTTGCAAAAGTCCCCGATGACAAGAGAAGTCTGGGTAATCTCTTCAAGACTGCCCTGATTCATAATCCCGGCCTGCTGATCGATGTGGCAAAAGTGTTTTTGTAG
- a CDS encoding peptidoglycan DD-metalloendopeptidase family protein — MTKNSFFRPFLIILVLFSVILFDGHNQQPDIKKKKDELASLKKEIESLKDELKKASGEEKKTYELIEKFNRQVFLLNKLVNGLQAEEEKKSGQIGELEEEIKNLDTQIKDLQNFYARYVVAVYKGLIKDKWLYILNSSSLDEALRRHRYFKAFTERGARVVSDLKSSVERLELAKLSLESEKKEKAKIIALKKGEESALKESIDDEKEMLKEIGENKEALKKELEAKKQSEKKIGSIIDQLIAKEEKAKKNKTKNKNTPKPSDKKSDKTVDKTAENKKEKKPDIKGAEEDSDADITGGTAVEDFEEQTVTGKAFSSLKGNLMKPVSSAKIFRGFGENKNEELKTVTVNYGIDFKVEGSQSVKCVADGIVSAIEWLPGYGSVIIITHTEGYRTVYGHLSNISVREGKKISGGTVIGSVGKSLEGYIFHFEIWKGKQNINPSNWF; from the coding sequence ATGACAAAAAACTCCTTCTTTCGTCCGTTTCTTATAATTCTGGTGCTGTTCTCCGTTATTCTTTTTGACGGACACAACCAGCAGCCAGATATAAAAAAGAAAAAGGATGAACTCGCTTCTCTTAAAAAAGAGATCGAATCACTAAAGGATGAGTTAAAAAAGGCATCGGGCGAGGAGAAGAAAACCTATGAGTTGATCGAAAAATTCAACAGGCAGGTTTTCCTCTTGAATAAACTTGTAAACGGACTTCAGGCAGAGGAAGAGAAAAAATCGGGTCAGATTGGTGAACTCGAGGAAGAAATCAAAAATCTCGATACACAAATAAAGGATTTGCAAAATTTTTATGCCCGCTATGTTGTCGCTGTTTATAAAGGTCTGATTAAAGACAAGTGGCTCTACATCCTCAACTCTTCCTCTCTCGATGAAGCACTCCGGAGGCACCGCTACTTTAAGGCATTTACTGAGAGGGGAGCCCGTGTGGTTTCCGATCTTAAGTCATCGGTGGAGCGGCTTGAATTGGCGAAACTTTCTCTGGAGAGCGAAAAAAAGGAGAAGGCGAAGATAATTGCCCTGAAAAAAGGAGAGGAGAGTGCCCTGAAGGAGAGCATCGATGACGAAAAAGAGATGCTGAAGGAGATCGGGGAAAATAAAGAGGCACTAAAAAAAGAGCTTGAAGCAAAAAAACAGTCGGAAAAGAAAATCGGATCCATCATAGATCAGTTGATAGCCAAAGAAGAGAAAGCAAAGAAAAACAAAACAAAAAATAAAAACACTCCCAAACCTTCCGATAAAAAGAGTGACAAAACAGTTGACAAGACTGCCGAAAATAAAAAAGAGAAAAAACCCGATATAAAAGGTGCCGAGGAAGATTCTGATGCGGATATAACGGGAGGCACAGCAGTCGAGGATTTCGAAGAGCAGACCGTAACAGGAAAAGCATTTTCATCGCTTAAAGGGAATCTGATGAAGCCCGTATCGTCGGCTAAAATATTCAGAGGATTTGGTGAAAACAAAAACGAGGAACTTAAAACAGTCACCGTAAACTATGGCATCGACTTCAAAGTGGAGGGGTCTCAATCCGTAAAATGTGTTGCTGACGGCATCGTCTCTGCAATTGAATGGCTGCCCGGATACGGAAGCGTAATAATTATCACCCACACCGAAGGGTATCGCACCGTTTACGGGCACCTGAGCAACATCTCCGTTCGAGAAGGGAAGAAAATCTCCGGTGGTACCGTAATAGGAAGTGTCGGCAAAAGTCTCGAGGGTTACATTTTCCATTTCGAAATCTGGAAAGGAAAACAGAACATTAATCCCTCCAACTGGTTTTAA
- a CDS encoding 4Fe-4S binding protein: protein MIDEEKYRMAKTGRLMIDIIPDKCDFCGCCVGVCPEDAIELKEAEIFIIDPKCTNCSKCIWSCPIEVIEFKREGVLK, encoded by the coding sequence ATGATCGACGAAGAAAAGTACAGAATGGCGAAAACAGGCAGGTTGATGATCGACATTATACCCGATAAATGTGATTTTTGCGGGTGCTGCGTAGGTGTATGCCCTGAGGACGCCATTGAACTGAAGGAAGCTGAGATTTTTATTATTGATCCAAAGTGTACGAACTGTTCAAAGTGTATCTGGAGTTGTCCTATTGAAGTGATAGAATTCAAGCGGGAAGGGGTGCTAAAATGA
- a CDS encoding YjbH domain-containing protein, producing MKKILALVFAVLLSLPVYSQILAGEKLDFEPRFLIDMPTAGVLKRGYVSVGSDLMPGGVLLTRLDVGVFDNLSFGISYGGENLIGSGEVEWYKYPGVNIRFKIIDESLSLPSIAVGADLQGKGRYFSSESRYEIKSPGIFAAVSKNYKLLGYLSLHGTVNYSFEQKDGDGFTNIMLGAEKTIGSNVSVMVEYNFGFNDNTNDRYGKGNGYLHAGIRWAVAEGFSLGFDFRDLLNNKKWSPSTADRGIKFEFTRRIL from the coding sequence ATGAAGAAGATACTCGCCCTTGTATTCGCTGTTTTGCTGTCACTGCCCGTTTACTCGCAGATTCTTGCCGGTGAAAAACTCGATTTTGAACCCCGTTTCCTTATCGACATGCCGACTGCCGGAGTGCTTAAAAGAGGGTATGTAAGTGTTGGCTCCGACCTTATGCCTGGGGGTGTGCTCCTTACAAGACTGGATGTAGGCGTTTTTGATAACTTGAGTTTTGGAATATCCTACGGAGGCGAAAATCTTATTGGTTCAGGCGAAGTGGAATGGTATAAATACCCCGGTGTGAATATCAGATTTAAGATAATTGATGAGAGCCTCTCACTTCCTTCAATAGCTGTGGGTGCCGATCTTCAGGGGAAAGGGAGATATTTCTCTTCCGAAAGCAGATACGAGATTAAATCTCCCGGTATTTTCGCCGCTGTGAGCAAGAACTACAAACTGCTCGGATATTTAAGTCTGCACGGTACAGTAAACTACTCTTTCGAGCAGAAGGATGGTGACGGGTTCACCAACATTATGCTTGGTGCCGAAAAAACAATCGGCTCCAATGTCAGTGTTATGGTTGAGTACAACTTTGGATTCAATGATAATACCAATGATCGATACGGCAAAGGGAACGGTTATCTTCATGCCGGTATCAGATGGGCAGTCGCAGAAGGATTCTCTCTCGGATTCGATTTCCGCGACCTCCTGAACAATAAAAAATGGTCTCCATCAACTGCCGACAGGGGCATAAAATTCGAGTTCACCAGAAGAATCCTCTGA
- a CDS encoding tetratricopeptide repeat protein, which translates to MKFLSPLFPLFSALFIFGCSSPVIKVEETAPKEKNHPVAREVSQRDALENFIAGTGFEAKEDWFLAVNSYLKAYEYDPAPGISWSIARCYYWLGKLSQALPYAREAVEKDGATRDYHYLLSDIYLSGRQSDSAALVMQNLIEKYPADYNSLYRLANIYEKSKPLSAIEVYNKILEEEPEDWNAYIRLADLYDKTGNKEKSTEVLEQFLEFNPSSVELREILVNYYIKLKKYDRALFHIDQILQLFPNKTASLQAKAEIFAEQNNYSAAADSYLKLVNDPLVNLEFKMNVGALYFEQGVKDTALLKFSDSVFSIVEKDTVFWFTNFYKGALAIMAKDTVKAGERFGKIVGDSFMYLQIWQRIGGVIYDAKRYKEAVFVLNHAQNSFPEDFLVNFFLGLSYALMGEYEASEPFLYKSTLLNPKEVNVFSAYAFTLSRLKKDELAINYYNKALALEPKNVELLNSLAIVYDGSGNQAKSDSLYSLSLQLDPKNALAANNFAYSLAKRGTRLDEALKFAELALAIDPNSPSYLDTYGWVQFKLGNYDTAKVYIEKALGMDGNNHELLDHFGDVLSKLGDREGAILYWKKALDLKKDNETIKRKIERGEL; encoded by the coding sequence ATGAAATTTTTGTCCCCTCTTTTCCCCCTGTTCTCTGCTCTGTTTATCTTCGGCTGCAGTTCCCCGGTCATAAAGGTCGAAGAAACTGCACCAAAAGAGAAAAATCATCCGGTGGCGAGAGAAGTATCACAAAGGGACGCTTTGGAGAATTTTATAGCCGGCACGGGTTTTGAAGCAAAGGAAGACTGGTTTCTTGCGGTCAATTCCTATCTGAAGGCTTACGAATACGACCCGGCTCCCGGAATTTCCTGGTCGATAGCCAGATGTTACTACTGGCTTGGGAAACTCTCGCAGGCTCTCCCGTATGCCAGGGAGGCGGTTGAAAAAGATGGTGCAACGAGGGATTATCACTATCTTCTTTCCGATATTTATCTTTCAGGAAGACAGTCCGACTCGGCAGCTCTCGTGATGCAGAATCTGATTGAAAAATACCCGGCAGACTACAACAGTCTCTACCGCCTTGCAAACATATATGAAAAATCGAAGCCTCTTTCGGCAATTGAAGTTTACAACAAAATTCTCGAAGAAGAGCCTGAAGACTGGAATGCATACATACGGCTCGCCGACCTTTACGACAAGACAGGAAATAAAGAGAAATCGACGGAAGTGCTGGAGCAGTTTCTGGAGTTTAATCCCTCAAGTGTGGAGCTGAGAGAGATTCTCGTCAATTACTATATCAAGCTTAAAAAATATGACAGAGCTCTGTTTCATATTGACCAGATTTTACAACTTTTCCCGAATAAAACAGCCTCACTACAAGCAAAAGCTGAAATTTTTGCGGAACAGAACAACTACTCTGCGGCAGCGGATTCCTATCTTAAACTGGTAAACGACCCGCTTGTTAATCTTGAATTCAAAATGAATGTCGGGGCTCTCTACTTTGAGCAAGGGGTGAAGGATACAGCGCTCCTTAAATTCTCCGATTCTGTTTTCTCAATCGTTGAGAAAGATACTGTCTTCTGGTTCACTAATTTTTACAAGGGTGCGCTCGCAATAATGGCGAAAGATACCGTAAAAGCCGGCGAGAGATTCGGGAAAATCGTTGGTGATTCTTTTATGTATCTACAGATCTGGCAGAGAATCGGGGGTGTGATATATGATGCAAAACGATACAAGGAAGCGGTATTTGTTTTGAACCATGCTCAAAATTCCTTTCCCGAGGATTTTCTGGTGAATTTTTTTCTGGGTTTGTCGTATGCCTTGATGGGGGAATATGAAGCCTCGGAACCGTTCCTTTATAAATCGACTCTATTGAATCCGAAGGAAGTAAATGTCTTTTCTGCATATGCATTTACTCTCTCAAGATTGAAAAAAGACGAACTTGCCATAAATTATTACAATAAAGCTCTGGCTCTTGAGCCAAAAAATGTGGAGCTGCTAAACTCTCTGGCAATAGTTTACGATGGCTCCGGAAATCAGGCTAAAAGCGACAGCCTTTATTCCCTCTCACTGCAACTTGACCCGAAAAATGCTCTGGCAGCAAACAATTTCGCTTATTCCCTTGCAAAAAGAGGAACAAGGCTCGATGAGGCATTGAAGTTTGCTGAGCTTGCCCTCGCAATCGATCCGAACAGTCCCTCGTATCTTGACACATACGGATGGGTGCAGTTTAAACTGGGGAACTATGACACAGCAAAAGTTTATATAGAAAAGGCTTTGGGAATGGATGGCAATAATCATGAATTGCTCGACCATTTTGGCGATGTCCTCTCGAAGCTCGGAGACAGGGAAGGAGCGATTCTCTACTGGAAGAAAGCTCTCGATCTAAAAAAAGACAATGAAACAATCAAAAGAAAAATTGAAAGAGGCGAACTTTGA
- a CDS encoding ferredoxin family protein, with the protein MAIKGTIIIDTELCKGCELCVLACPQKGLVLSDKINLKGYRVVELYMDNCTGCVNCALVCPDSAITVYREKKAKAE; encoded by the coding sequence ATGGCAATAAAAGGCACAATAATAATTGACACAGAGCTCTGCAAGGGTTGCGAGCTTTGCGTTTTGGCTTGCCCCCAGAAAGGATTAGTCCTTTCCGACAAGATCAACTTAAAAGGTTACCGCGTAGTGGAATTATATATGGACAATTGCACAGGTTGCGTGAATTGCGCACTTGTTTGTCCCGACTCTGCGATAACTGTTTACCGCGAAAAGAAAGCAAAAGCGGAATAA
- a CDS encoding T9SS type A sorting domain-containing protein, which produces MKKEILSRLLTGIFLLVPVLSLNIHAQTTPFFVMSPNDKEQYIYTANSWEYGSSTMTKSFHQTSVSSMVDKDGIRFFKGYCAGPSIYFGMDEANNKLYFLRDSTKIMMLDFNIPPGSSFVGQFPGEYTSHNITVTGSDSVRYYEYYQSHAQGGESTEYRVERGLGLRERYTSYSISNGRGFSDDWATFNLIRFNQNGDTLYKTQTWAPLLTYTPETTTSVFYKTFLVNTTHNVNILYSQYIPEINFNDSLFIRWYYTNGTDSTLAYETAIEAGTPVTAVSMFLDSVKMKAGYKFKYRFTLRDKFYRPKLVYHPSSTGYHTLSYDPSVGITEDEPQIPVSIDLKAYPNPFNPSTKVTFSLPEENKVVIRVFNPMGELVKEIDRGILPHGNFEQDIEMGTQSSGMYFCQVLCTNTVSGRTKSLTIKMALMK; this is translated from the coding sequence ATGAAAAAGGAAATATTATCCCGCCTGTTAACCGGCATCTTTTTACTTGTGCCGGTTCTCTCATTGAATATCCATGCCCAAACCACTCCGTTTTTTGTTATGTCTCCCAATGACAAGGAACAGTACATTTACACAGCCAATTCCTGGGAATATGGCTCCTCAACAATGACAAAATCATTCCATCAAACATCGGTTAGTTCCATGGTGGATAAGGATGGAATTAGATTTTTTAAAGGCTATTGCGCTGGACCAAGTATTTATTTTGGGATGGATGAAGCAAATAACAAGCTATACTTCTTAAGAGACAGTACTAAAATTATGATGCTCGATTTTAATATCCCTCCGGGCTCAAGTTTTGTTGGGCAGTTTCCGGGTGAATATACATCTCATAATATTACCGTTACCGGAAGCGACTCTGTTAGATATTACGAGTATTATCAATCACACGCTCAGGGTGGCGAGTCGACTGAATATCGCGTAGAAAGAGGACTTGGCCTCCGCGAAAGGTACACTTCCTATTCAATTTCAAACGGGAGAGGGTTTAGTGATGACTGGGCGACCTTCAATTTAATAAGATTCAATCAAAATGGCGATACACTTTACAAAACTCAAACATGGGCACCCTTGCTCACATACACCCCTGAAACCACGACTTCAGTTTTCTACAAGACATTCTTGGTGAACACTACACACAATGTCAACATCCTCTATTCACAGTATATACCTGAAATCAATTTTAACGATTCGCTGTTCATCCGATGGTATTACACAAACGGCACCGATTCTACTCTCGCTTATGAAACAGCCATTGAGGCTGGTACCCCGGTAACAGCTGTCAGCATGTTTCTCGACAGTGTCAAAATGAAAGCCGGTTACAAATTTAAATACAGATTTACACTTCGCGATAAATTTTACAGACCGAAGTTGGTCTATCATCCTTCATCAACCGGTTATCATACCTTGAGTTATGACCCTTCAGTCGGAATCACAGAGGATGAACCCCAAATTCCCGTTTCGATCGATTTGAAGGCTTATCCAAATCCCTTTAATCCCTCTACAAAGGTTACATTTTCACTCCCCGAAGAAAACAAGGTGGTAATCAGGGTTTTCAATCCAATGGGAGAACTGGTTAAAGAGATCGACAGAGGTATCCTCCCCCACGGTAATTTCGAGCAGGATATCGAGATGGGGACCCAATCATCCGGCATGTATTTCTGTCAGGTGCTTTGCACAAATACCGTTTCGGGCAGAACGAAGTCGCTTACAATTAAAATGGCGTTGATGAAATGA